A stretch of Lactuca sativa cultivar Salinas chromosome 6, Lsat_Salinas_v11, whole genome shotgun sequence DNA encodes these proteins:
- the LOC122194821 gene encoding protein CANDIDATE G-PROTEIN COUPLED RECEPTOR 7-like has product MRVLGIIILAVLLLFTPPSTAEIQSRNIRWNDQYLILFEEFEFTNTGFVSVAISNVSVISPYDFDPSSMGFFLVQSDLKELALQLFNRKFCVMNSRLISPLFTFQNLSCPYSSFNMTYPTPYPNMLSLYYANCNDKTYVTMDVRTELYNTVNDTTKIYLSLTQLPSFYFKFSLVYLFFLGFWIFLCFKNKKSICMVDLLMGGLLVVSVLLLISKSMEKHYVEVTGTPHGWDTMVYTLQFFRIVFLFAVITLNSTRWSCLEGHEVFVMLFCLGIFLLLTLLSYLPSLIIRDDTSSEEWIPFCLEMMMRIFGILFPIFMSIRSLDHASYMTDDKVFKSLVVFWTCFLIVATGYLFYWRIPIFVVKVSLGYKYYRWVSIVGEEICNLLFYMVMFYMFSRLRKMIEFFVLEAKDEENKHDSYRGW; this is encoded by the coding sequence ATGAGGGTTTTAGGAATAATTATCCTCGCCGTGCTCCTCCTCTTCACTCCACCGTCAACAGCGGAGATCCAATCACGGAATATCCGATGGAATGACCAATATTTGATATTATTTGAGGAGTTTGAGTTCACAAATACCGGTTTTGTCTCAGTCGCGATCTCCAACGTGTCGGTCATCTCCCCCTATGATTTTGATCCTTCAAGTATGGGTTTCTTCCTTGTCCAATCAGACTTGAAAGAACTCGCCCTCCAATTATTTAACCGTAAATTCTGCGTAATGAATTCCAGACTCATCTCACCTCTCTTTACGTTCCAAAATCTCTCATGTCCTTATTCTTCATTCAACATGACGTACCCTACGCCATATCCCAATATGTTATCCCTCTACTACGCCAATTGCAACGACAAAACCTACGTTACCATGGACGTCCGCACAGAGCTCTACAACACAGTTAACGACACTACAAAGATCTATCTGTCACTAACACAGCTCCCGTCGTTTTACTTCAAATTCTCTCTCGTTTATTTgttttttctagggttttggatcTTCTTGTGCTTCAAGAACAAAAAATCTATTTGCATGGTTGATTTACTAATGGGTGGGTTGCTTGTTGTGAGTGTGCTTCTATTGATTAGTAAGTCTATGGAAAAACACTATGTGGAGGTTACAGGTACTCCTCATGGATGGGATACCATGGTTTACACATTACAGTTTTTCAGGATTGTGTTCTTGTTCGCTGTGATCACATTGAACTCTACCAGATGGTCTTGCTTGGAAGGTCATGAGGTATTCGTAATGTTGTTTTGCCTCGGGATTTTTCTACTTTTGACTTTGTTGTCTTATTTACCTTCCCTTATAATAAGGGATGACACCTCTTCTGAAGAATGGATCCCTTTCTGTCTTGAGATGATGATGCGCATCTTTGGTATTTTGTTCCCAATTTTCATGTCGATTAGGTCGTTGGACCATGCTTCTTATATGACTGACGATAAGGTTTTTAAGAGTTTGGTAGTGTTTTGGACGTGCTTTTTAATTGTGGCTACGGGATATTTGTTCTATTGGAGGATTCCTATTTTTGTAGTGAAGGTCTCTTTAGGTTACAAGTACTACCGGTGGGTGTCTATTGTGGGAGAAGAAATATGCAATCTTTTGTTTTATATGGTGATGTTTTACATGTTTAGTCGTTTGAGGAAGATGAtagaattctttgttcttgaagctAAAGATGAAGAAAACAAACATGATAGCTATCGGGGATGGTGA